A portion of the Cygnus olor isolate bCygOlo1 chromosome 15, bCygOlo1.pri.v2, whole genome shotgun sequence genome contains these proteins:
- the LOC121078555 gene encoding ATP-sensitive inward rectifier potassium channel 12, giving the protein MTAGRVNPYSIVSSEEDGLRLTTMPGINGFGNGKIHTRRKCRNRFVKKNGQCNVEFTNMDDKPQRYIADMFTTCVDIRWRYMLLLFSLAFLVSWLLFGLIFWLIALIHGDLENPGGDDTFKPCVLQVNGFVAAFLFSIETQTTIGYGFRCVTEECPLAVFMVVVQSIVGCIIDSFMIGAIMAKMARPKKRAQTLLFSHNAVVAMRDGKLCLMWRVGNLRKSHIVEAHVRAQLIKPRITEEGEYIPLDQIDIDVGFDKGLDRIFLVSPITILHEINEDSPLFGISRQDLETDDFEIVVILEGMVEATAMTTQARSSYLASEILWGHRFEPVLFEEKNQYKVDYSHFHKTYEVPSTPRCSAKDLVENKFLLPSTNSFCYENELAFMSRDEDEEDDDSRGLDDLSPDNRHEFDRLQATIALDQRSYRRESEI; this is encoded by the coding sequence ATGACTGCAGGCAGAGTCAACCCCTACAGCATTGTGTCCTCCGAGGAAGACGGGCTGAGGTTGACCACCATGCCAGGAATCAACGGCTTTGGCAATGGGAAAATCCACACCAGGAGGAAATGTAGGAACAGGTTTGTAAAGAAGAACGGTCAGTGCAATGTGGAGTTCACCAACATGGATGACAAGCCGCAGAGGTACATCGCAGATATGTTCACCACCTGCGTTGACATCCGTTGGAGGTATATGCTCTTGCTCTTCTCCCTGGCGTTTCTGGTGTCCTGGTTATTGTTTGGGCTGATTTTCTGGCTAATTGCACTCATTCATGGAGATTTAGAAAACCCAGGTGGAGACGATACCTTCAAGCCTTGCGTTCTGCAGGTCAATGGCTTTGtggctgcttttctgttctccatTGAGACCCAAACGACTATTGGTTACGGCTTCCGCTGCGTGACAGAGGAGTGCCCGCTTGCTGTCTTCATGGTGGTTGTTCAGTCCATCGTGGGGTGTATAATAGACTCTTTCATGATTGGTGCAATAATGGCAAAGATGGCCAGGCCCAAAAAACGGGCCCAGACATTACTTTTCAGCCATAACGCGGTAGTGGCAATGAGAGATGGGAAACTCTGCCTGATGTGGAGAGTTGGGAACCTCCGGAAAAGCCACATAGTAGAAGCCCACGTACGAGCTCAGTTAATTAAgcccagaatcacagaagaagGGGAGTACATACCACTTGACCAAATAGACATCGACGTGGGGTTTGATAAAGGCTTGGACCGTATCTTCTTGGTGTCCCCCATCACCATTCTCCATGAGATCAATGAAGACAGCCCGCTGTTCGGGATCAGCCGCCAGGACTTAGAGACGGATGACTTTGAGATCGTCGTCATCCTCGAAGGCATGGTGGAAGCCACTGCGATGACGACGCAAGCTCGGAGCTCCTACCTGGCTAGCGAGATCCTGTGGGGCCACCGCTTCGAGCCCGTCTTGTTCGAGGAGAAAAACCAGTACAAAGTAGACTATTCCCACTTCCACAAAACCTACGAGGTCCCGTCCACCCCCCGCTGCAGCGCCAAGGACTTGGTGGAGAACAAATTCCTCCTGCCGAGCACCAACTCCTTCTGCTACGAGAACGAGCTGGCCTTCATGAGCCGCGACGAGGATGAGGAGGACGATGACAGCAGGGGTTTGGATGACCTGAGCCCGGACAACAGGCACGAGTTCGACCGGCTTCAAGCGACGATAGCGTTGGATCAGAGGTCGTACCGGAGGGAGTCGGAAATATGA